One part of the Vicia villosa cultivar HV-30 ecotype Madison, WI unplaced genomic scaffold, Vvil1.0 ctg.000359F_1_1, whole genome shotgun sequence genome encodes these proteins:
- the LOC131627386 gene encoding G-type lectin S-receptor-like serine/threonine-protein kinase At5g35370 has product MSQFCFSTNYHTMKYIMFFSLIFLLFATSVSAYTFSDHISPNFTASYLQFISNTGTFLFSRNKTFKAAIFNPGNQQTSFYLCIIHSASNTIIWSANRDAPISDSDKVNLTAKGITIYGENGKSKWSTPSLKSHVQKLQLTEMGNLVLLGQSNESLWESFDHPTDTIVIGQRLSVGSSLSSASSSSNWSTGNYVLTVSSSDAILQWYGQTYWKLSRDSKAYKSSSDDVEYMAVNTTGFYLFGHDETVHVYEVGLSVTSFRFAKLAFNGQFTVSSFSGTNLKQEFVGPDDGCQIPLACGRIGLCNDNTLSSSSSSSSSSPVCSCPSNFHGVSGNLGGCVPNDGSRSLPLACSNSSTNNHSQSNSSGVSFLSIGYGVRYFANVYSDPFMYGVNLSVCEAFCSSNCSCLGILYRNSSGSCYMIENELGSISNGGEVDMLGLIKANEVLVDIDDDEQNSSKDGFPVIAAVLLPSGGMILLLVFGFFLLWRKFIKSKKQEVVLGKQVSISRSSGDLDSDPFCIPGLPTRFDYEELEVATENFKTLIGSGAFGVVYKGVLPDKTIVAVKKIINIGIQGKKDFFAEIAVIGNIHHVNLVRLKGFCAQRGHRMLVYEYMNRGSLDRNLFGGSGQPVLEWQERLDVALGTARGLAYLHSGCESKIIHCDIKPENILLHDQFQAKISDFGLSKLLSPEQSGLFTTMRGTRGYLAPEWLTNSAISEKTDVYSFGMVLLELISGRKNCSFRSRSHSMDDEHNNSSSNNGNSSSSSTTELAYFPLLALEMHEQKSYMDLADPRLEGRVTFDEVEKLVRIALCCVHEDPVLRPNMVSIVGMLEGGTPLPQPRMESLNFLRFYGRRFSEASVIAEENERGSVRIQQPRDSTRLVSENSYISSQQISGPR; this is encoded by the coding sequence ATGTCACAGttttgtttttcaacaaactatCACACCATGAAATATATCatgtttttttctttgatttttcttttgtttgctaCTTCTGTATCTGCTTACACATTTTCGGATCATATTTCGCCGAATTTCACTGCTTCTTATCTTCAATTCATCAGTAACACCGGCACATTCTTGTTTTCTAGAAACAAAACATTCAAGGCTGCTATATTCAATCCTGGTAACCAACAGACAAGTTTTTACCTATGCATCATTCATTCCGCGTCAAACACGATCATTTGGTCTGCTAACCGCGATGCGCCCATCTCAGATTCTGATAAGGTGAACCTAACTGCCAAAGGGATAACGATCTATGGCGAAAACGGAAAGTCCAAATGGTCGACGCCGTCGCTTAAATCACACGTACAGAAGCTTCAACTCACTGAGATGGGAAACCTTGTGTTACTTGGTCAATCCAATGAATCTCTTTGGGAGAGTTTCGACCATCCAACCGATACTATTGTTATCGGACAGCGTTTATCGGTTGGATCATCGTTGTCGAGTGCTTCTTCCAGTTCAAATTGGTCAACAGGAAATTATGTCTTGACAGTAAGTTCTTCTGATGCGATTCTTCAATGGTATGGACAAACATATTGGAAACTTTCAAGGGATTCAAAGGCTTACAAGAGTTCGAGTGATGATGTTGAGTACATGGCTGTAAACACAACAGGTTTTTATCTCTTTGGACATGATGAAACAGTACATGTCTATGAAGTTGGTTTATCAGTAACTAGTTTTCGTTTCGCGAAATTGGCTTTCAATGGCCAGTTTACAGTTAGTAGCTTTTCAGGAACAAATTTGAAGCAGGAATTTGTTGGACCAGATGATGGTTGTCAAATTCCTTTAGCTTGTGGAAGAATAGGCTTATGTAATGATAACActttatcatcatcatcttcttcttcttcatcttcacctgtTTGTTCTTGTCCTTCGAATTTCCACGGTGTCTCGGGTAATCTCGGTGGTTGTGTTCCGAACGATGGATCGCGTTCTTTGCCGTTAGCTTGTAGTAATTCTTCTACCAATAATCATAGTCAATCAAATTCTTCAGGTGTTTCGTTTTTGAGCATAGGCTATGGTGTGAGGTACTTTGCAAATGTTTATTCTGATCCATTTATGTATGGAGTGAATTTATCTGTTTGTGAAGCTTTTTGTTCAAGTAACTGTTCTTGCTTGGGAATTTTGTATAGAAATTCATCTGGTTCTTGTTACATGATTGAAAATGAATTGGGATCAATTAGTAATGGAGGTGAAGTAGATATGTTAGGCTTGATTAAAGCGAATGAGGTTTTGgttgatattgatgatgatgaacaaaATTCTTCCAAAGATGGGTTTCCTGTTATTGCTGCAGTGCTATTACCAAGTGGTGGAATGATTCTTTTGCTGGTTTTCGGTTTTTTTCTTTTATGGAGAAAATTCATTAAATCAAAGAAACAAGAGGTAGTATTAGGGAAACAAGTCTCGATCTCGCGTTCTTCGGGGGACTTGGATTCGGATCCCTTCTGCATTCCTGGTTTACCGACGAGGTTTGATTACGAAGAACTTGAGGTTGCTACTGAGAATTTCAAGACTCTGATAGGATCTGGTGCATTCGGCGTAGTGTACAAAGGTGTGCTACCTGATAAGACTATTGTAGCAGTGAAGAAAATAATCAATATTGGAATTCAAGGGAAGAAAGATTTCTTCGCCGAGATTGCTGTTATTGGAAACATTCATCATGTTAATTTGGTTAGACTTAAAGGCTTCTGTGCTCAAAGGGGACACCGAATGTTGGTGTATGAGTACATGAACCGTGGTTCGCTCGACAGGAACCTCTTCGGTGGGAGTGGACAACCGGTTTTGGAGTGGCAGGAGAGATTAGACGTTGCGCTTGGAACAGCGCGCGGACTCGCTTATCTTCATAGTGGATGTGAGAGTAAGATAATTCACTGTGATATCAAACCAGAGAATATTCTTCTGCATGATCAATTTCAAGCTAAGATATCTGATTTCGGACTTTCGAAGCTGCTTAGTCCTGAACAATCTGGTTTATTCACAACAATGAGAGGAACTCGCGGTTACCTTGCTCCGGAATGGCTAACAAATTCAGCAATATCTGAAAAAACTGATGTATACAGTTTCGGAATGGTGCTTCTTGAACTGATCAGTGGTAGAAAAAACTGTTCGTTCAGATCAAGAAGTCATAGCATGGATGATGAACACAACAACAGCAGTAGCAACAATGGAAATTCATCGAGCTCGTCAACAACAGAACTTGCTTATTTTCCGCTACTTGCATTAGAGATGCATGAACAAAAGAGTTACATGGATTTAGCTGATCCAAGGCTAGAAGGACGTGTTACGTTTGATGAAGTTGAGAAACTTGTTCGTATTGCATTGTGTTGTGTCCATGAAGATCCAGTGCTTAGACCAAACATGGTTAGTATTGTTGGAATGTTGGAAGGTGGGACACCATTGCCACAACCTAGGATGGAGTCTTTGAATTTTTTAAGATTTTATGGTCGTAGGTTTTCTGAGGCTTCTGTTATAGCTGAAGAAAATGAACGTGGTTCTGTGAGGATTCAACAACCACGCGATTCAACTCGGTTGGTTAGTGAGAATTCTTACATATCTTCACAACAGATCTCAGGGCCAAGATAG
- the LOC131627363 gene encoding uncharacterized protein LOC131627363, with translation MLYTTLDATSRPDTRQLAGYLSLLHCWIYEHFPRICEQNTQCCAVANPCARRWKARQTLPGNRPLMEYKRRLDALMLDDVIWKLYTSHREHLPFDGIPRPVLEAPAGGIDHWFQTHIINSPREIPHTAVAVQQPGQCQDGYLEWFLSVSHPRVSPYAASFDVPRPSGTRTSSPPPPPPPPVGD, from the exons ATGTTGTACACGACGCTTGATGCAACATCTCGTCCTGACACAAGACAGCTTGCTGGTTATCTGAGCTTGTTACAT tGTTGGATCTACGAGCACTTCCCTCGCATCTGTGAGCAGAATACTCAATGTTGTGCGGTTGCTAACCCTTGTGCGAGGAGGTGGAAGGCCAGACAGACCCTTCCAGGAAACAGACCCTTGATGGAGTACAAGCGGAGGCTGGATGCTCTGATGCTAGATGATGTCATCTGGAAACTGTATACAAGTCATCGCGAGCATCTTCCTTTTGAT GGCATCCCACGGCCGGTCCTAGAGGCTCCAGCTGGTGGCATTGATCACTGGTTTCAGACTCACATCATCAACTCTCCCCGTGAGATCCCTCATACAGCCGTTGCGGTTCAGCAGCCTGGGCAGTGTCAGGATGGATACCTGGAGTGGTTCCTCAGTGTATCACACCCTAGGGTCAGCCCATATGCCGCATCATTTGATGTTCCAAGGCCTTCAGGTACAAGGACTtcttcaccaccaccaccacctccacctcctGTTGGTGACTAA
- the LOC131627387 gene encoding origin of replication complex subunit 3-like, whose amino-acid sequence MAPSSPSNSSLQPLSTAENDLQPFFVLHKASHQWKDRTSAGQGKPRKRNKLSLRSSQSANEPEGSSAEECDRHLCRKMKIEAFDIVWTKIESTIKDVLRDINASVFNDIQQWAMECFDTTRLVGEPSIAEATRSFPVLNNTTPLKLYTALVITRNIEFVDDIMTFEELGLFLKSHGCHVAMLSSMEFSLRNGIAGCLKALLREFLGSSFDSPDIQTLASWYREQDNYNKPLVLIINDLERCCGSVLTDFILMLSEWVVKVPIILVFGVATTVDAPRNIFPSHALECLCPSMFMLGTPAERMDAIVESVFIKHCTTFNIAHKVAQFLRNYFINQDGTVTSFIRALKVACLLHFSMEPLSLVQGRVIVEDQLSNSGLSPETMMKYLEELPSYARNKEVDETKKSMAEGLSELLTVKKLWSTVVLCLYEAGKYSGVRLLDLFCEALNQVLYPSKDSVCNKRDEKDHGLSSSNDPCQQYSIMQSGGCICQIVRKVRDLPSGKLDQLIESWEKLTEDISEIHEKLKILKSSIRCKDGKSSHRNSKDISKRGVSKGSINNDKDSRMSNLQAIAFLDDLVRNYLRPIEGIPFHEIFCFKNVEKLQLVLIGDPRRRIQVDLLEFHNILRCSCCNKSGKALLPSMHDSSIMYSLAQEHGDLINLHDWFQSFRTIVLQHTNKRKQKSKQTPLPKKRQDTSRSEDQNEASIQARFCRGVTELQITGLVRMPSKRRPDFVQRIAFGI is encoded by the exons ATGGCCCCTTCTTCTCCGAGTAACAGTTCTCTCCAACCTCTTTCAACCGCAGAGAATGATCTCCAG cCATTCTTTGTTCTACATAAAGCTTCACATCAGTGGAAGGATAGAACATCAGCCGGACAAGGAAAACCTCGCAAGAGAAATAAGCTTTCTCTCAGATCGTCACAGAGTGCAAATGAACCGGAAGGAAGTTCAGCCGAAGAATGTGATCGCCATTTGTGTAGAAAAATGAAGATTGAGGCTTTTGATATTGTTTGGACAAAAATTGAATCTACCATTAAG GATGTCTTGAGAGACATTAATGCTAGTGTATTCAATGATATACAACAATGGGCTATGGAGTGCTTTGATACTACTAGATTGGTTGGAGAACCTAGCATTGCTGAAGCAACTCGGTCTTTTCCTGTTCTAAATAATACTACTCCTTTGAAGTTGTACACTGCATTAGTTATTACCA GAAACATAGAGTTTGTTGATGATATAATGACATTTGAAGAGCTTGGCCTTTTCTTGAAATCCCATGGATGTCATGTGGCTATGCTTTCATCAATGGAGTTTTCGTTAAGAAATGGGATTGCTGGTTGCTTGAAAGCTTTATTGCGAGAGTTTCTAGGGAGTTCTTTCGAT TCACCTGATATACAAACCTTAGCATCATGGTATAGAGAACAAGACAACTACAATAAGCCACTAGTGCTGATAATTAATGATTTGGAAAGGTGTTGCGGATCAGTCTTAACTGATTTTATCCTGATGTTGAG TGAATGGGTTGTCAAGGTGCCAATCATCTTAGTATTTGGAGTTGCAACGACAGTGGATGCCCCAAGAAACATTTTTCCATCACATGCTCTTGAGTGTTTGTGCCCTTCTATGTTTATGCTTGGAACTCCAGCTGAGAGAATGGATGCAATTGTTGAATCTGTTTTTATAAAACATTGCACCACATTTAATATTGCTCATAAAGTGGCGCAGTTCTTGAGAAACTACTTCATCAACCAGGATGGGACAGTAACATCTTTTATAAGAGCTTTGAAG GTAGCATGTTTATTACACTTCTCTATGGAACCTTTGAGTCTCGTACAAGGGAGAGTTATCGTTGAAGATCAG TTGAGTAATTCTGGATTATCACCTGAGACAATGATGAAATACTTGGAGGAACTTCCATCATATGCAAG GAATAAAGAGGTTGATGAGACTAAGAAGAGCATGGCTGAGGGTTTGTCAGAATTGCTGACAGTGAAGAAACTATGGAGCACTGTGGTTCTT TGCCTATATGAGGCTGGAAAGTATAGCGGAGTGCGGCTGCTGGATTTGTTTTGTGAAGCACTCAATCAAGTTTTGTATCCATCAAAGGATTCTGTTTGTAATAAGAGGGATGAAAAAGACCATGGCCTGTCCTCATCAAATGATCCCTGTCAGCAATATTCCATCATGCAAAGTGGAGGTTGTATTTGCCAGATAGTACGCAAAGTGAG GGATCTCCCTTCAGGAAAGCTAGATCAATTGATTGAGAGTTGGGAAAAACTTACAGAAGATATTTCAGAG ATTCATGAGAAACTGAAAATTTTGAAATCTTCAATAAGATGTAAAGATGGAAAGAGTTCACACAGGAATTCCAAGGACATTTCCAA gAGAGGTGTGTCCAAGGGTTCTATCAATAATGATAAGGACTCAAGAATGTCAAACTTGCAAGCTATCGCATTTCTTGATGATTTAGTCAG AAATTATTTGAGGCCCATTGAAGGAATACCGTTCCATGAAATTTTCTGCTTCAAGAATGTTGAGAAGCTTCAACTG GTTTTGATTGGAGATCCAAGGAGAAGGATTCAAGTTGATCTGTTGGAGTTCCATAATATTTTACGTTGTAGTTGCTGTAACAAGAGTGGCAAAGCCCTATTGCCATCCATGCATGATTCCTCAATTAT GTATTCGCTGGCTCAAGAGCACGGAGATCTTATCAATCTTCATGACTGGTTCCAGTCTTTTAGAACAATTGTTCTTCAACATacaaataaacgaaaacaaaagTCGAAGCAGACTCCTCTACCCAAGAAGAGACAAGACACAAGTAGATCTGAAGATCAAAATGAAGCGTCAATTCA AGCGCGATTTTGCAGGGGAGTTACAGAGCTGCAGATCACTGGACTAGTTAGAATGCCTAGCAAGAGACGTCCAGATTTTGTACAGAGAATAGCATTCGGAATTTGA